The following coding sequences lie in one Arachis hypogaea cultivar Tifrunner chromosome 4, arahy.Tifrunner.gnm2.J5K5, whole genome shotgun sequence genomic window:
- the LOC112795296 gene encoding uncharacterized protein, producing the protein MAGRINSLVSSLPKFGHAGATIARARVWNPRVFAAVTPRPIQVPPHNKAEGTAPGTDGMTRQETTETVFNSMNDTTQQDKSYSTAEHVAHRAVDKAGEMANQVSQTAQNISEKAKQTMQEAWDTTKSTANRAAAHTITDKAKQTMQDAWASTRNSANRAADSVLEKAQDSADAVKENAEAIRRNIKKN; encoded by the exons atggCAGGAAGAATTAATAGCCTAGTTAGCTCCCTCCCCAAGTTTGGGCATGCTGGTGCAACCATTGCTAGGGCTCGTGTATGGAACCCTAGGGTTTTTGCAGCTGTTACGCCTAGGCCTATCCAA GTACCACCCCATAATAAGGCAGAAGGCACAGCACCTGGTACTGATGGCATGACGAGGCAAGAAACAACTGAAACTGTTTTTAACAGCATGAATGATACTACCCAGCAAGACAAGTCTTATTCCACAGCTGAACAT GTGGCACACAGGGCAGTAGACAAGGCAGGAGAAATGGCAAATCAAGTGTCACAAACAGCACAAAACATAAGTGAGAAAGCAAAACAAACAATGCAAGAAGCATGGGACACAACAAAGAGCACAGCCAATAGGGCAGCAGCACATACCATCACTGATAAGGCAAAGCAAACCATGCAAGATGCTTGGGCATCTACCCGCAACTCTGCTAATAGGGCTGCTGATTCTGTTCTTGAAAAGGCTCAAGATTCTGCTGATGCTGTCAAGGAAAATGCTGAGGCTATAAGGAGGAACATCAAGAAGAACTAA
- the LOC112797540 gene encoding probable UDP-arabinopyranose mutase 5, whose translation MAQVTINENEVDIVIGALHSDLKSFLNEWKPIFSRFHLIIVKDPDLKEELQIPGGFSADVYTKSDIERVVGSSAVLFSGYSCRYFGFLVSRKKYVVCVDDDCVPAKDTAGNMVDPVAQHIVNLKTPATPFFFNTLYDPFRKGADFVRGYPFSLRTGVDCALSCGLWLNLADLDAPTQALKPKERNTRYVDAVLTVPVRSMLPVSGINIAFNREAIGPALVPALKLAGEGKFRWETVEDIWSGMCVKVICDHLALGVKSGLPYVWRTERGNAIESLKKEWEGVKLMEEVVPFFQSVRFSQSATTAEACVLEMAKTVKEKLGKVDPMFSRAAEAMEEWVKLWKSVGSS comes from the coding sequence ATGGCTCAAGTAACTATCAACGAAAATGAAGTGGATATTGTGATTGGCGCATTGCACTCTGATCTTAAATCTTTCTTGAATGAGTGGAAGCCAATATTCTCCCGTTTCCACCTGATAATTGTAAAAGATCCTGACCTCAAGGAGGAACTCCAAATTCCTGGGGGCTTCAGTGCGGATGTCTATACAAAATCTGATATTGAGCGTGTGGTGGGTTCTTCCGCTGTTCTCTTCTCCGGATATTCATGTAGATACTTTGGTTTTCTGGTTTCACGGAAGAAGTATGTTGTCTGTGTTGATGATGATTGTGTCCCAGCAAAAGACACTGCAGGAAATATGGTAGATCCTGTGGCTCAGCATATTGTGAACCTCAAGACACCCGCAACTCCGTTTTTCTTTAATACACTGTATGATCCATTCCGTAAGGGTGCAGATTTCGTTCGTGGGTACCCATTTAGCCTACGAACTGGGGTTGATTGTGCTTTGTCGTGTGGACTATGGCTGAATCTAGCAGACCTTGATGCACCAACACAAGCTCTTAAGCCAAAAGAGAGGAACACGCGATATGTGGATGCTGTTCTGACTGTCCCGGTGAGATCCATGTTGCCGGTGAGTGGTATCAACATTGCCTTCAACCGTGAAGCAATTGGCCCAGCATTAGTCCCGGCTTTGAAATTGGCCGGTGAAGGAAAGTTTAGGTGGGAAACTGTGGAAGATATATGGAGCGGAATGTGTGTGAAAGTAATATGCGATCACCTAGCCCTTGGTGTGAAAAGCGGATTGCCCTATGTCTGGAGAACAGAAAGAGGCAATGCCATAGAGAGCTTAAAGAAAGAGTGGGAAGGAGTGAAACTGATGGAGGAAGTAGTTCCTTTCTTTCAGTCAGTAAGGTTCTCACAATCAGCAACTACAGCCGAGGCTTGTGTGCTCGAGATGGCCAAGACAGTGAAGGAGAAACTGGGGAAGGTTGATCCTATGTTCTCTCGTGCCGCCGAAGCCATGGAAGAGTGGGTCAAGCTCTGGAAGTCAGTCGGATCCAGCTGA